A genomic segment from Anabas testudineus chromosome 6, fAnaTes1.2, whole genome shotgun sequence encodes:
- the spg11 gene encoding spatacsin isoform X3 — MLESQPLEKTSIEVAVIPENQHCGDLADIQKAELAPGGSLLGCLGIQGRLVVWNPADRDVPPAAVDGCYRDFLWEEVSVHSRGVCSFRLLAVGSQWHLRLLEVEAEHSACISLLQVSECPGDRLLQTVREQDSSVGELRSLRVLWFAAGRCCMLLNSDWLLQVKWQQVGEEPQMFSCCSIQQTDSSRDTAVYHCVCRETLFILSSTGLITVYSITDGRLLANVDLPAYLNSGLTEEHAASSFSSFCLLQVSADLSTAVAVTRSHAAVAIDLNHYFRMCPDHLLCAVSATRPPLHPQHTREQDSLTSSSCSVATLGSTFSTDRSWEARLASMYNRAQQPPVPSTPSSQPAGMSWTSSLPHLESYRASSLGCSRVPQGGATIAFSVPESSTSSLLTVSDFSALLTFTSPGNRQTTVALWDLESGSVSYHQVEGEAAPVQRCGERQHRLLLKKAGVFQVLFSVSQQDLLSRLMLFGSAATVDVVCHLNNWGRCSIPVHALQAGLKNRQLDTVEFYLKSKENILNPSTAFGAADQPAASALSLSDSVQELCPALDLLCSAVRDSNSDAQSRQFSEQLLNITVNFVNTQIRSVLSCTHHEDPGVQSCVDVLDQYITELRSYMKKFPWPAGGDTSSTNSAVPGQKEVLRDEWEQLPTEEVVHQSILTNQIPRAQAVLRRRSLPEQHLSALRMEGLQQVFSSLQHRDLPTATRLLINMGFSVKKQLHSISLYTSDKDLREFVVQELSRQSSFPEEEMQSVAFIREMERLESLPASRCSVNPTSPSVLQMVHSEEGGAHEVLGELVRQRRSDEEGGLWQNLRLDWVRNWDQSFKTTVLLSRIQHTELSSCDSAVLWRYLTGLHDRRRVVSWIQNRETADVSWPELTPELVNSNTVCSSYMRENILDLLARKDVFIPDELSDLQQLLWRLAQGGGVMASSPPVPRYRSPLGLDLHSLFITFCLDHNLQYLLYTYLEHYRLTPRNCPLLSNRSLSESQPWFEMMVKIQEITRDLSDPGLLFQASLTSAQVLLPGSQASLSSLLLEGHSLLVLAAIMFAPGGIDQVMAQGERSVTSERTVDPQLLKMALAPHLKLKAALFPTGSRGNSQSSDISVYHLLQSLHPLDPSRLFGWQAANTLSSTAVYCGSFSTETSELPHFSSPHLVNRFALVENLDFLYYLRHGRPSFAYATFLVQQLSSCCDVTILLQKARQQVYRMALQCFSVPSVASAAVCFCELVGVCSLKLRVDIRAMNTILQHWNQHNTHITTTEHLHTLASKGVKLAEAEPGAAEELIGYLEAAVTDSLEQKGISRSSYEAAQEWALPVQFCQLHSLKLSSVYPTHCASDGQFIHFLLFVQLHNFPPQQVRSLVAQFGPALQAHLSLAFQDLQVYSQRSCGPEAQTYTLSKEESPGSPDHPRELFQVLLKSQEEASPCMYLLQEALVLRCPTLAVLAACQQGAELLPCLCVWVLTSVDSATAGGATSHLVEVPQHHEWTLHDLSIIWRTLLGRGCVRPLLRGFELFQRDCPLVLVLRMFELCCDYRNYSEAKGKLLEFQRTLITLRNSSPAPPGGLPLQWVESQASVLLLTMLQRRSSQYDLHRLLHLLADVDKLLKSNGPDFKKLSQLSELLQGSGVSLSPRLLQPCSPSVQQEEFQAAVDALQAGGRYSQARQVAVLAGLPVHRLLLSQLLQEANSQKSKRQWRRLETRVSFWRKCHEQLKTEDTDPESASQFFLSQTEPEAPDSSVGGEAQTELLDVQERCLLLGFTAHWLSLLSPAPLDKLENLEKKLWISRVRRHVLSVTMEKESVFNLAPPAATPEMNTYEVLMKEFSFSNISGLNTEKCLSVEGLPGSPEEQEELKVDSELNPEERSVLALLVGQLLDNGSIHEAGRVCRYFSLYHPDMWVVLRCHGLASGKLNPEPQEEASEALPRSSITSSPSFSSLSSFVMVTPIEDEVAVQLQRLVDQCRHGNSYCKQVLSLYQLSKELQCSFSEFCREEPRTVLEKLLLSDQPERFRKAQTFIRAQGLSADTVAELVSYAVVHAHLASTQELQPAERQVFRPSEGRDSLVQLIKLCEDPNLVGVKLLENLNTVPLRDLNCIVELLIVAHDCFSLTCNMEGIVRVLQAARHLSHTYLAPGEQFSLLVRLLTGIGRYGEMTYIFDLLHQSHRFEMLLRKKVDTDRRQSSSLKTALLDYIKRCLPADSEKHNMVALCFSMRREIGENHEMAARTQLKMIQSQAWVVTPDLKKSLVKVLGLLKDAAESFSKDSCVRQASRCVRTAKLVALQLHFLNQGSDLRVINLQPTELLRTVTELPRCFQVFVVSEAYGYTPDWAEILYQKVILKGDFVYLEELKRHRPLTSSLFEDIFKKLDGAPSSVTANMKRLLTHCDDVYSRYRLAYQQNLYDVTKMMLEDANTSNYLKDRLTS; from the exons ATGTTGGAGTCTCAGCCACTGGAGAAAACCTCCATAGAGGTGGCTGTGATCCCCGAGAACCAGCACTGTGGAGACCTAGCAGACATCCAGAAAGCCGAACTGGCTCCTGGAGGCTCGCTGCTCGGATGTCTGGGGATCCAGGGGCGGCTGGTGGTGTGGAACCCGGCGGACAGAGACGTGCCTCCGGCTGCAGTGGACGGCTGCTATAGAGA CTTTTTGTGGGAGGAGGTGAGCGTCCACAGTCGAGGTGTCTGCAGCTTCAGACTGCTGGCTGTGGGCTCTCAGTGGCACCTGAGGCTGCTGGAGGTGGAAGCAGAACATTCAGCCTGCATTTCTCTGCTCCAGGTCTCTGAATGTCCTGGGGACCGCCTGCTGCAGACTGTCAGAGAGCAGGACAGCA GTGTGGGTGAGCTGCGGTCGTTGCGTGTCTTGTGGTTCGCTGCCGGCCGCTGCTGCATGCTGCTGAACagtgattggctgctgcaggtgaagTGGCAGCAGGTGGGGGAGGAGCCACAGAtgttctcctgctgcagcatccagcagactgacagcagcagagacactgcTGTTTAtcactgtgtctgcagagaaacCCTGTTTATCCTCAGCTCCACTGGACTCATCA CTGTGTATAGTATCACCGATGGCAGACTGTTAGCTAACGTTGACCTCCCCGCCTACCTGAACTCTGGCCTGACGGAAGAACATGCcgcctcctccttctcctccttctgccTCCTCCAGGTGTCAGCAGATCTCAGTACAGCCGTTGCCGTCACTCGATCTCATGCTGCAGTCGCCATCGACCTCAACCACTACTTCAg GATGTGTCCAGACCACCTACTGTGTGCCGTGTCGGCCACTCGCCCTCCTCTCCACCCACAGCACACAAGAGAGCAGGACAGCCTGACGAGCTCCAGCTGTAGCGTCGCCACCCTCGGATCCACCTTCAGTACTGACCG CTCCTGGGAAGCTCGTCTGGCCTCCATGTACAACAGAGCCCAGCAGCCTCCAGTTCCCTCTACCCCCTCCTCTCAACCTGCTGGGATGTCCTGGACCTCCTCTCTCCCCCATCTGGAGTCCTACAGGGCTTCATCCTTAGGCTGCAGCAGAGTCCCTCAGGGCGGGGCAACCATTGCATTCTCTGTCCCTGAGTCGTCCACCTCATCTCTGCTCACTGTCTCCGACTTCTCCGCCCTACTGACCTTCACCTCTCCTGGcaacagacagaccacagtggCTTTATGGGATTTGGAGTCTGGGAGTGTGAGTTACCACCAGGTGGAGGGCGAGGCGGCTCCGGTTCAGCGCTGTGGAGAGAGACAGCacaggctgctgctgaaga aggCCGGTGTGTTCCAGGTCTTGTTTTCAGTTTCCCAGCAAGACCTGCTCAGTAGGTTGATGTTGTTTGGCAGCGCAGCAACAGTAGATGTAGTTTGTCACCTGAACAACTGGGGCCGCTGCTCCATTCCTGTCCACGCCCTGCAG gctGGACTAAAGAACCGTCAGCTGGATACAGTCGAGTTCTACTTaaagagcaaagaaaacatcctgaACCCGTCAACTGCGTTCGGTGCTGCTGATCAGCCTGCAGCCTCCGCTCTGAGTCTGTCAGACA GTGTCCAGGAGCTGTGTCCTGCGTTGGACCTGCTGTGTTCAGCTGTCCGAGACTCGAACAGTGATGCTCAGAGCCGACAGTTCTCAGAACAGCTGCTCAACATCACAGTGAACTTTGTGAACACACAGATCCGCTCTGTGCTGTCCTGCACACACC ATGAAGACCCAGGTGTTCAGAGCTGTGTGGACGTTCTGGATCAGTACATCACCGAGCTGAGGAGCTACATGAAGAAATTTCCCTGGCCTGCAGGGGGCGACACCTCCAGCACCAACTCTGCTGTCCCCGGTCAGAAGGAAGTGCTGAGGGACGAGTGGGAGCAGCTGCCGACAGAG GAGGTGGTCCATCAGTCCATCCTGACCAATCAGATCCCAAGAGCTCAGGCTGTCCTGAGGAGGCGGAGTCTTCCAGAGCAGCACCTGTCTGCTCTGAGGATGGAGGGTCTGCAGCAGGTCTTCTCCTCCCTGCAACACAGAGACCTGCCGACGGCCACCAGGCTCCTCATTAACATG GGTTTCAGTGTGAAGAAGCAGCTCCACAGTATCTCCCTTTACACCAGTGACAAGGACCTGAGGGAGTTCGTG GTGCAGGAGCTCTCGAGGCAGAGTTCTTTTCCAGAGGAGGAGATGCAGAGTGTGGCGTTCATAAGGGAGATGGAGAGGTTGGAGTCGCTGCCTGCATCTCGCTGCTCAGTGAATCCCACATCACCAAG TGTCCTTCAGATGGTTCACAGTGAGGAGGGAGGTGCTCACGAGGTTCTGGGGGAGCTGGTAAGACAGAGGAGGTCTGATGAAGAAGGGGGGCTCTGGCAGAACCTCAGATTGGACTGGGTGAGGAACTGGGACCAGAGCTTTAAGACCACTGTCCTCTTGTCCAGAATCCAGCACACAG AGTTGAGTTCCTGTGACTCAGCCGTGCTATGGCGCTACCTGACTGGCCTCCACGACCGGCGCCGGGTGGTCAGCTGGATCCAGAACAGGGAGACCGCAGATGTCTCATGGCCAGAATTAACACCAGAACTAGTTAACAGCAACACAGTCTGCAGCTCCTACATGAGGGAGAACATCCTGGACCTGCTGGCCAG GAAGGATGTGTTCATCCCAGACGAACTGTCggacctgcagcagctgttgtggAGGTTGGCTCAAGGTGGAGGGGTGATGGCGTCTTCCCCACCTGTTCCTCGCTACCGCTCCCCGCTCGGCCTCGACCTCCACAGCCTCTTCATCACCTTCTGCCTGGACCACAACCTGCAGTACCTGCTCTACACCTACTTGGAGCACTACAg ACTGACGCCCAGAAACTGTCCCCTCCTGAGCAATCGGAGCCTGTCTGAGAGCCAGCCCTGGTTTGAAATGATGGTGAAGATCCAGGAGATCACCAGAGATCTGTCAG ACCCAGGGCTACTCTTCCAGGCCAGTCTCACCAGTGCTCAGGTGCTGTTACCAGGCAGCCAGGCGTCTCTCAGCAGTCTCCTGCTGGAGGGACACAGTCTGCTGGTTCTGGCTGCCATCATGTTTGCCCCCGGAGGAATCGACCAG GTCATGGCTCAGGGTGAAAGGTCTGTCACGTCAGAGAGGACAGTTGACCCTCAGCTCCTGAAAATGGCGCTGGCCCCCCACCTCAAACTAAAGGCCGCCCTGTTCCCCACTGGATCCAGAGGAAACAGCCAGTCCTCTGACATCTCTGTGTACCACCTACTGCAG TCGCTCCATCCTTTGGACCCTTCCAGGCTGTTTGGCTGGCAGGCGGCAAACACCCTCAGCTCCACTG CTGTGTACTGTGGCTCTTTCTCCACAGAAACCTCAGAGCTGCCTCATTTCTCCAGCCCTCACCTGGTCAACAGGTTCGCCTTAGTGGAGAATCTGGACTTCCTGTACTACCTCCGTCATGGTCGACCTTCCTTCGCGTACGCCACCTTCCTCGTTCAGCAGCTGAGCAGCTGCTGTGATGTCACAATACT gctgCAGAAGGCCAGGCAGCAGGTGTACAGGATGgctctgcagtgttttagtGTTCCATCTGTGGCGTCAGCCGCCGTTTGTTTCTGCGAGCTGGTAGGAGTCTGCAGTCTCAAGCTCAGAGTCGACATCAGAGCCATGAACACCATCCTGCAGCACTGgaaccaacacaacacacacatcactacaACAGAGCACCTACACACACTGG CATCTAAAGGTGTGAAGCTGGCAGAGGCGGAGCCTGGAGCCGCAGAGGAGCTGATTGGCTACCTGGAGGCTGCAGTGACAGACAGTCTGGAGCAAAAGGGCATCAGCAG atcGTCCTACGAAGCGGCCCAGGAGTGGGCGTTGCCTGTCCAGTTCTGTCAGCTCCACAGTCTGAAGCTCAGCTCTGTTTACCCCACCCACTGTGCCAGTGATGGACAGTTCatccacttcctgttgtttgtCCAGTTGCACAACTTCCCACCCCAGCAG GTGAGATCTCTCGTGGCACAGTTTGGTCCCGCCCTGCAGGCCCACCTGAGCCTGGCGTTTCAGGACCTGCAGGTCTATAGTCAGAGGAGCTGTGGTCCTGAAGCGCAGACGTACACGCTGAGTAAAGAAGAGAGTCCTGGGAGCCCGGATCATCCCAGGGAGCTGTTCCAGGTCCTCCTGAAGAGCCAGGAGGAGGCGTCACCCTGCATGTATCTGCTGCAGGAGGCACTGGTGCTACGCTGCCCAACACTGGCCGTACTGGCCGCCTGTCAACAG GGGGCGGAGCTGCtgccctgtctgtgtgtgtgggtgctgACATCTGTCGACAGCGCCACCGCCGGAGGAGCCACGTCACACCTCGTCGAAGTGCCTCAACATCACGAGTGGACCCTGCACGACCTGTCGATCATCTGGAGGACGCTGCTTGGGCGGGGCTGCGTCAGGCCCCTCCTCCGAGGCTTCGAGCTCTTCCAGAGG gACTGTCCTCTGGTGTTGGTGTTGAGGATGTTTGAGTTGTGTTGTGACTACAGGAATTACTCTGAGGCCAAAGGGAAGCTGCTGGAGTTCCAGAGGACGTTAATTACT CTGAGAAACAGCAGCCCAGCACCCCCCGGTGGACTCCCCCTGCAGTGGGTGGAGAGCCAGGCCTCCGTGTTGCTCTTGACTATGCTGCAGCGCCGATCCTCCCAGTACGACCTCCACCGGCTGCTGCACCTGCTGGCCGACGTCGACAAGCTCCTTAAATCCAACG gtccAGACTTCAAGAAGCTAAGTCAGCTCAGTGAGTTGCTGCAGGGGTCAGGGGTCAGCCTGTCTCCCAGGCTGCTGCAGCCCTGTTCTCCCTCCGTCCAGCAGGAGGAGTTCCAGGCTGCAGTGGACGCTCTTCAGGCCGGGGGACGCTACAGCCAGGCCAGACAAGTGGCAGTGTTGGCCGGCCTGCCGGTCCACCGCCTGCTCCTCAGTCAG CTGCTTCAGGAAGCAAACTCCCAGAAGTCCAAGAGACAGTGGAGGAGGTTGGAAACTCGAGTCAGTTTCTGGAGGAAATGTCACGAGCAGCTGAAGACTGAAGACACTGATCCAGAATCAGCTTCTCAGTTCTTCCTGTCACAGACTGAACCTGAGGCTCCAGACTCGTCTGTGGGTGGCGAGGCTCAGACAGAGCTGCTGGACGTCCAGGAGCGCTGCCTGCTGCTCGGGTTCACTGCTCACTGGCTGTCCCTGCTCAGCCCGGCTCCCCTGGATAAACTGGAGAACCTGGAGAAGAAGCTGTGGATCAGTCGGGTACGACGACACGTCCTTAGTGTCACCATGGAGAAGGAGAGCGTTTTCAACCTAGCGCCGCCTGCCGCCACGCCTGAAATGAACACATATGAAGTGTTAATGAAGGAGTTCTCCTTCTCTAACATATCCGGCCTAAACACTGAGAAGTGCCTCAGTGTGGAGGGACTCCCAGGTTCCcctgaggagcaggaggagctgaaaGTCGATTCCGAGTTAAATCCAGAGGAGAGGAGTGTTCTGGCTCTGCTGGTCGGCCAGCTCTTAGATAATGGTAGCATCCATGAAGCCGGCCGAGTCTGCCGATACTTCTCCCTGTATCACCCTGACATGTGGGTGGTGCTGCGCTGCCACGGCCTGGCATCAGGGAAACTAAACCCTGAACCACAAGAAGAGGCATCAGAAGCTCTGCCAAGGAGCAGCATCACCAGCT ctccGTCATTCAGCAGCTTGTCTTCATTCGTGATGGTTACCCCCATTGAAGACGAGGTTGCTGTACAGCTCCAGAGACTGGTGGACCAGTGTCGCCATGGAAACAGCTACTGTAAACAAGTCCTCAGCCTCTACCAGCTCTCCAAG GAGCTGCAGTGCTCCTTCAGTGAGTTCTGCAGGGAGGAACCTCGCACCGTTttggagaagctgctgctgtcggACCAGCCCGAGCGTTTCAGGAAGGCTCAGACCTTCATCAGAGCTCAGGGTCTCTCTGCAGACACCGTGGCTGAGCTGGTCTCCTATGCTGTGGTTCACGCACACCTTGCCTCCACCCAGGAGCTGCAGCCTG CAGAGAGGCAAGTATTCAGACCGTCAGAGGGCCGGGACTCGCTGGTCCAGCTGATCAAACTGTGTGAAGATCCAAACCTGGTGGGAGTCAAACTGCTGGAAAACCTCAACACTGTTCCACTGAGAGACCTGAACTGCA TTGTGGAATTGCTGATCGTGGCCCACGACTGTTTCAGTCTCACCTGTAACATGGAGGGGATCGTCAGGGTGCTCCAAGCCGCGCGTCACCTCAGCCACACCTACCTCGCCCCAGGAGAGCAATTCAGTCTGCTG GTGCGTCTGCTGACAGGTATCGGCAGGTATGGTGAGATGACGTACATCTTCGACCTGCTTCATCAGAGCCATCGCTTTGAGATGCTGCTGAGGAAGAAGGTcgacacagacagaagacag AGCTCCAGTCTGAAGACGGCTCTGCTGGACTACATAAAGCGCTGCCTCCCCGCAGACAGCGAGAAACACAACATGGTGGCGCTGTGTTTCAGCATGAGGAGGGAGATCGGAGAAAACCACGAGATGGCTGCCAGGACTCAGCTGAAGATGATCCAGTCTCAGGCCTGGG tCGTCACTCCTGATCTGAAGAAGTCTTTAGTGAAGGTGTTGGGTCTGCTGAAGGACGCTGCAGAAAGTTTCTCCAAG GACTCGTGTGTGCGTCAAGCCAGTCGCTGTGTTCGCACGGCCAAGCTGGTTGCCCTTCAGCTGCACTTCCTGAACCAGGGATCAGACCTGCGCGTCATCAACCTGCAgcccacagagctgctgagaacAGTCACAGAGTTGCCGCGATGCTTCCAG GTGTTTGTGGTGTCAGAGGCGTACGGCTACACTCCAGACTGGGCAGAGATTTTGTACCAGAAAGTGATTCTGAAAGGAGACTTTGTTTATCTGGAAGAGCTTAAACGCCACCGTCCGCTGACCTCCAGCCTGTTCGAGGACATTTTCAAAAA gcTGGACGGCGCTCCCAGCAGCGTCACTGCGAACATGAAGCGCCTGCTGACGCACTGTGATGATGTGTACAGCCGCTATAGGTTGGCCTACCAGCAAAATCTGTACGATGTCACCAAAATGATGCTGGAGGACGCCAACACCTCCAACTACCTGAAGGACAGACTCACCAGCTGA